The following are encoded in a window of Rhizobium sp. WYJ-E13 genomic DNA:
- a CDS encoding 50S ribosomal protein L25/general stress protein Ctc, whose protein sequence is MSHETYELKAEARERVGKGSARELRRNGFIPAVIYGDKQAPISIAISTNEVTKRIHAGGFMTTVATIDVDGKKYKVLPKDYQLDPVRDFTMHVDFLRVSGNTQVTVEIPVHFVNEEKSPGLKVGGVLNIVRHEVEVHCPADAIPEFFTVDLSGHKIGDSIHISEVTLPKGVTPVITDRDFTIATIIAPAAGVDESAAEGEAEA, encoded by the coding sequence ATGAGCCACGAAACTTACGAGCTCAAGGCCGAGGCGCGCGAACGGGTTGGTAAGGGGTCCGCCCGTGAACTCCGCCGCAACGGCTTTATTCCCGCTGTCATCTATGGTGACAAGCAGGCCCCGATTTCCATCGCTATCAGCACTAATGAGGTGACGAAGCGTATTCATGCCGGTGGCTTCATGACCACCGTAGCGACCATCGACGTCGACGGCAAGAAGTACAAGGTTCTGCCAAAGGACTACCAGCTCGATCCGGTGCGCGACTTCACGATGCATGTCGATTTCCTGCGCGTGTCCGGCAACACCCAGGTTACCGTTGAAATCCCGGTTCACTTCGTCAACGAAGAAAAGTCCCCGGGCCTGAAGGTCGGCGGCGTTCTGAACATCGTCCGTCACGAAGTCGAAGTTCACTGCCCGGCTGACGCGATCCCGGAATTCTTCACGGTTGACCTCTCCGGCCACAAGATCGGCGACAGCATCCATATCTCGGAAGTCACGCTGCCGAAGGGTGTCACGCCTGTGATCACCGACCGCGACTTCACCATTGCAACGATCATTGCTCCGGCTGCCGGCGTTGATGAGTCTGCTGCCGAAGGCGAAGCAGAAGCCTGA